The DNA segment TCGCAGCCAGCCCGCGTCGGAGTCCACAATCAACTCGAACCGGGTCGTGCCGTACCGCGAGCGCAGTTCCTCGCGGCCACCGGCGGCGGCGATCTCCCCCTTCGAGATGATCACCAAGTCGTCGCACAGTTGCTCCACCAGCGCCAACTGGTGACTGGAGAACAACACCGGAACCCCTTGTGCCGCGCGTTCCCGCAGCACTCCCAGCACTGTCTCAACGGCGATCGGGTCGAGTCCGGAGAACGGCTCGTCGAGAATCAACAACACCGGATCGTGCACCAGCGCGGCCGCGATCTGTGCTCGCTGCTGGTTCCCCAGCGAAAGCTCCTCCAGCTTGTCGTCGGCGCGTGACGACAGCTCCAACTGCTCCAGCAACCGGTCGGTGTTGCGCTGGGCATCCGCGGCGCTGAGGCCATGCAACTGGCCGAGCCACGCGATTTGCTCCCCCACTTTCATTTTCGGGTAGAGCCCACGTTCCTCCGGCATGTATCCGAAGCGCTGCCGCACGCGCTGGGTGACGGCGCGGCCCTGCCAGGTCACCGTCCCCGCCTGTGCGCCGAGCACCCCCAGCACGATCCGCATCGTGGTGGTCTTGCCCGAACCATTCGCCCCAAGAAAGCCAGTCATCCGCCCCGGGCGGACGTCGAAGGACACCCCGTCCAACACCTGGTGGTCGCCGAAACTCCGGCTCACCGAACTCACCGTCAACATGCAGACAAGATTATTGAGCCGAACCGGCCACCGCGTCCGGCGCGAGATCGATTCGCAGGGTCATCCTCACGACCCACACCGGGAGGACTCATGTGCTCGACCAGCGATTTCATCGTCAGAACCGGCTCAGCGGATCGCGCTGACCCTCATACCGGCGAAGGCTGATCGTCCGCCGGTACGACTCCCGCGTCCACCACGTGATGAGGCGCCGACGGGACACTCCGATGAGCGGATTCTTGCTCGCCAACCGTCGTGACGCGATCTTCGATTCCATTGTGGATGAACGCGGACCGTGAGGTTCGGCGGACAACCTGTGAAAC comes from the Prauserella marina genome and includes:
- a CDS encoding ABC transporter ATP-binding protein, which encodes MLTVSSVSRSFGDHQVLDGVSFDVRPGRMTGFLGANGSGKTTTMRIVLGVLGAQAGTVTWQGRAVTQRVRQRFGYMPEERGLYPKMKVGEQIAWLGQLHGLSAADAQRNTDRLLEQLELSSRADDKLEELSLGNQQRAQIAAALVHDPVLLILDEPFSGLDPIAVETVLGVLRERAAQGVPVLFSSHQLALVEQLCDDLVIISKGEIAAAGGREELRSRYGTTRFELIVDSDAGWLRGQPGVHVIDVDGPRAVFDIVEVEPGGESVDQRVLRTALERGAVRSFAPVVPSLDEIFKEVI